CTCAGGCGTCTTCGACCATGTCGACGGCGTCATTGCCCTCGATTTCGACCATCCCGAGCGCAGCCGGATCAGGGTGACGATCGAAACGGCCTCGCTCCACACCGGTGCCGCCCTGGTCGATGGCTTCGTCAAGGGCGAGAGCATGCTCGATGTCGGTCACCATCCCACGGCGACCTTCGTGTCAGAGCACATCGCCCGCGTCGACGAGCGCAGCCTGGTCATCCGCGGCCGGCTGACGATCCGGGGCACCACGCAGCCGGTCAGCGTCAGCGCGATGGCCGAGCGCGATCCGGCGGCGATCCGGCCCGGCGAACCACTGCCCTTCCGCGCGACAACGGGATTCTCACGGACTGCCTTCGGCATCGGCCGCGACGTCAATGTCGTGGACGACCAGGTCGATCTCGCGATCCGGGGCGAGATTCTGCGCTGAACGCGATGACTTTCACGATGTGCTCCAGACGCTGGCATCCCCTGATCATCGCGCTGCACTGGCTGGCGCTGGTGCTGATCACCGGGCAGTTCTGGCTGGCGAGGCTGATGCTCGACGAGACGCGCGATCTCATCGGCCGTTTCACGCTCTACCAATGGCACAAGTCCCTGGGGTTGAGCATCGCGGCACTCACTCTGCTGCGCCTTGCGCTGCGGCTCGTGCTGCCATCGCCGCAGGCCGTCGCCATGCCCGGCTGGCAGAGGCTCGCTGCGGGAGCCGTCCAGGCCGGACTCTATCTCTGCCTGCTGGCGCTACCGCTGTCCGGGCTGCTCATGGTCTCGGCCGCGCCGATCCAGCTCCCGACATTGCTGTTCGGTTGGATTGCCGTGCCGCACCCGATCGGCCCGAGCAAGGCGGTCTACGAGGCGATGCTGGCCTTCCACGAAGTGTTGTTCGCTACGCTGGCCGTGCTAGCGGCCGTCCATGCTGGTGCAGCCTTGCTGCACCAGTTCGTGATGAGGGACGGGCTGATGCGCCGGATGTGGCTCGGTCGTGGCCCTCAGGCCTTGCCCTGAGAGGCCAGAGCCTCGGCCCGGATGGTCGAAAGCGACTTTGCCGGGGTGATCGCCTCGGGATCGAGCAGGCAGTGGATGATCGCCGGCTTGCCGCTGCTCAGCGCCCGCTCGAAGGCCGGCGCAAACTCCTCGGTCGTCTCGACCCGCTCGCCATGGCCGCCGAAGGCCTTGGCATAGGCGGCGAAGTCGGGGTTCTTCAGCGTCGTCGCCGAGACGCGGCCGGGATAGTGCTTCTCCTGGTGCATGCGGATGGTGCCGTACATGCCGTTGTCGACGACGATGACGATCACCGGCAGTTCGTACTGCACCGCCGTCGCGAAATCCTGGCCGTTCATCA
This sequence is a window from Bosea vestrisii. Protein-coding genes within it:
- a CDS encoding YceI family protein, yielding MATRSLLALLLSAVFATAASAEPTGSLRQGSSEVSFVAKRFGVPTSSGVFDHVDGVIALDFDHPERSRIRVTIETASLHTGAALVDGFVKGESMLDVGHHPTATFVSEHIARVDERSLVIRGRLTIRGTTQPVSVSAMAERDPAAIRPGEPLPFRATTGFSRTAFGIGRDVNVVDDQVDLAIRGEILR
- a CDS encoding cytochrome b yields the protein MCSRRWHPLIIALHWLALVLITGQFWLARLMLDETRDLIGRFTLYQWHKSLGLSIAALTLLRLALRLVLPSPQAVAMPGWQRLAAGAVQAGLYLCLLALPLSGLLMVSAAPIQLPTLLFGWIAVPHPIGPSKAVYEAMLAFHEVLFATLAVLAAVHAGAALLHQFVMRDGLMRRMWLGRGPQALP